A region of Natribaculum luteum DNA encodes the following proteins:
- a CDS encoding sulfite exporter TauE/SafE family protein: MEILGIALTTLVLFVGFGLMVGVLFGFFGMGGSFLVTPALLVMGYPASVAVGSGMAFVFGTAVIATLKHHDLGQVDYKLGGLMIVGTTAGIEVGKEMVLHLESIGLASGVIGVTYVLLLGGVGVFVTYNALKSDGSDDSDGGHHEAADQEIDPDAIPDIAKKIQSYHVPPMMTIRGGIQVSLWMVLAVAFATGLLSGFLGVGGGFIRMPAMFYLIGVPVPIAVGTDLFEIVFSGGLGSFLYAQGGGVDLSIVAPLLAGSALGARVGSAATGIVDEGEIKVYFGLMLLGGSVAVAFRQIGDYIGMDILNTVSFALILLSAFLVSGAVVYSSVVALRQEPETTAVAAD, encoded by the coding sequence ATGGAAATACTTGGAATCGCACTAACCACGTTGGTCCTGTTCGTCGGCTTCGGCCTGATGGTCGGCGTGCTGTTTGGCTTCTTCGGGATGGGGGGATCGTTCCTCGTGACGCCCGCGTTGCTGGTCATGGGGTATCCCGCCAGCGTCGCGGTCGGGAGCGGGATGGCGTTCGTCTTCGGGACGGCCGTCATCGCGACGCTGAAACACCACGACCTCGGCCAGGTCGACTACAAACTCGGCGGCCTGATGATCGTCGGCACTACTGCCGGCATCGAGGTCGGCAAGGAGATGGTTCTCCACCTCGAGTCGATCGGGCTGGCGTCGGGCGTCATCGGCGTCACGTACGTGCTGTTGCTCGGTGGTGTCGGTGTCTTCGTCACCTACAACGCCCTCAAGAGTGACGGCAGCGACGACAGCGACGGTGGCCACCACGAGGCCGCCGACCAGGAGATCGACCCCGACGCGATCCCCGACATCGCCAAGAAAATCCAGTCGTACCACGTCCCGCCGATGATGACCATCCGCGGGGGCATCCAGGTCTCGCTGTGGATGGTGCTCGCAGTTGCGTTCGCGACCGGGCTGCTATCGGGCTTCCTCGGCGTCGGTGGCGGCTTCATCCGGATGCCCGCGATGTTCTACCTCATCGGGGTGCCGGTGCCGATCGCCGTCGGGACCGACCTGTTCGAGATCGTCTTCTCCGGCGGCCTGGGCTCGTTCCTCTACGCCCAGGGCGGCGGCGTCGACCTCTCGATCGTCGCGCCCCTGCTCGCTGGCAGCGCGCTGGGTGCCCGTGTCGGCTCGGCCGCGACCGGCATCGTCGACGAAGGCGAGATCAAGGTCTACTTCGGCCTGATGCTGCTCGGTGGCTCCGTCGCGGTCGCCTTCCGCCAGATCGGCGACTACATCGGGATGGACATCCTGAACACGGTCAGCTTCGCGCTGATCCTCCTGTCGGCGTTCCTCGTCAGCGGCGCCGTCGTCTACTCGAGTGTCGTCGCCCTCCGCCAGGAGCCCGAAACGACCGCGGTCGCCGCAGACTAG
- a CDS encoding helix-turn-helix domain-containing protein: MANSMAEQLQQDMVCEGLLECLHGLKRLDKECFRTLVESEEPLTIDEVADRVDRERSTAYRSIQRLLQTGFIQKEQINYDQGGYYHVYHPTDPKQVADDMQRMLNDWYAKMGQLIQEFEDKYGQRDDDWSSIEN; this comes from the coding sequence ATGGCGAACTCGATGGCCGAGCAACTCCAGCAGGACATGGTGTGTGAGGGCTTGCTGGAGTGTCTCCACGGGCTCAAACGACTCGACAAGGAGTGCTTCCGGACGCTCGTCGAGAGCGAGGAACCGTTGACGATCGACGAGGTGGCAGATCGGGTCGATCGCGAACGATCGACGGCCTACCGCTCGATTCAGCGACTGCTCCAGACGGGCTTCATCCAGAAAGAACAGATCAACTACGACCAGGGCGGCTACTACCACGTCTACCACCCGACGGACCCCAAACAGGTCGCAGACGACATGCAGCGGATGCTCAACGACTGGTACGCCAAGATGGGCCAGCTCATCCAGGAGTTCGAGGACAAGTACGGGCAACGAGACGACGACTGGTCGTCGATCGAGAACTGA
- a CDS encoding inorganic phosphate transporter yields the protein MEVTTILLFLAAAVASLFMAWVIGAGSSGATPFAPAVGANAISTMRAAFVVGIFGFVGAVTQGANVSEAVGRGLVHGISLPPSGVILALTVGAGLMAVGIYTGYPIATAFTVTGAIIGVGLALGGAPAWAKYQQIGAMWVLTPFVGGGIAYGIASVLPRDDVPERVSVPILGALVGVVLANLEFAFLGPDGGTFATTLGARLPVDGTMATIVVSLGFGLAVWLALRWDIGRDVAGGLRRFLLALGALVAFSAGGSQVGLAVGPLFPLLDELPAVSPFAVLFGGGVGILVGSWTGAPRMIKSLAQDYSSLGPRRSIATLVPSFLIAQTAVLLGVPVSFNEIIVSAIVGSGLAVGGGGGVSRRKLLVTGVAWVLSFAVAFAIGYGSVAVTAAF from the coding sequence ATGGAAGTTACGACAATACTGCTGTTTCTCGCCGCCGCCGTCGCGAGTCTGTTCATGGCGTGGGTCATCGGCGCCGGCTCGAGTGGCGCGACGCCGTTCGCGCCAGCCGTCGGTGCGAACGCCATCTCGACGATGCGCGCGGCGTTCGTCGTCGGCATCTTCGGCTTCGTCGGTGCGGTCACGCAGGGAGCGAACGTCTCGGAGGCCGTCGGACGAGGACTCGTCCACGGCATCAGCCTCCCGCCCAGCGGCGTCATCCTCGCGCTCACGGTCGGCGCGGGACTCATGGCGGTCGGAATCTACACCGGGTACCCGATCGCAACCGCGTTTACGGTGACAGGCGCGATCATCGGCGTCGGACTCGCGCTGGGTGGCGCGCCCGCGTGGGCGAAGTACCAACAGATTGGCGCGATGTGGGTCCTCACGCCGTTCGTCGGGGGCGGGATCGCCTACGGCATCGCGAGCGTCCTCCCGCGAGACGACGTTCCGGAGCGGGTAAGCGTCCCGATCCTGGGTGCTCTCGTCGGTGTCGTCCTCGCGAACCTCGAGTTCGCGTTTCTCGGTCCCGACGGCGGGACGTTCGCGACGACGCTCGGTGCTCGCCTCCCGGTCGACGGGACGATGGCGACGATTGTCGTCTCGCTCGGATTTGGCCTGGCAGTGTGGCTCGCGCTCCGGTGGGATATCGGCCGCGACGTGGCTGGCGGACTCCGGCGATTTCTCCTCGCACTGGGTGCACTCGTGGCGTTCTCCGCCGGCGGCAGCCAGGTCGGGCTCGCCGTCGGCCCGCTGTTCCCGCTGCTCGACGAACTGCCGGCCGTCTCGCCGTTCGCAGTTCTCTTTGGTGGCGGTGTCGGCATTCTCGTCGGCTCCTGGACGGGAGCGCCGCGGATGATCAAGTCGCTCGCACAGGACTACTCCTCGCTCGGCCCCCGTCGATCGATCGCAACGCTCGTGCCCTCGTTTCTCATCGCCCAGACGGCGGTGTTACTCGGCGTTCCGGTCTCGTTCAACGAGATCATCGTCAGCGCGATCGTCGGGAGCGGACTCGCCGTCGGTGGCGGCGGTGGGGTCAGCAGGCGCAAACTCCTCGTCACGGGCGTCGCGTGGGTCCTGTCGTTCGCCGTCGCGTTCGCCATCGGCTACGGCTCGGTTGCCGTAACGGCAGCGTTCTGA
- a CDS encoding UbiD family decarboxylase domain-containing protein, protein MTAFRNHLGFLRKTDDLESLERPESPSPQVVAAEALRANGPALRFTTDGSALGLASGIYGGVDQLQRRRRYPWTRLGIGLGVDRDPAYVDVLEALLALGRRLDERDVTYVARAASTTDLNVRDLELPTPPDETWPRFTLGVLSVGADEGSYWTPIHGTVIDDRTLRARVPDAITDQLEQGDAVSVALGVPSEALAATYLLAVTDRLSTPIEDRGVGAAVPVVPTAGGVVPSSAEVVLETTVADQQPETRSEKREFWERLVDGTTLTLEVDDVFARDDAVVPFTPLGVPLSDDLLLVTLATATTLFDRVNSYWGVSPVEWLLLPVEGRLGICFVATETLYAGFEWQLANFLFSLSDCFDKVVVVDGETSPRNFGRVLGDIWVKAHPSRDWLFSEPNAPSARMPTYHSEGDTGARLYVDATWDPRWDDEYIAPRVSVTDSYPPEIRDAVCESWADLGFENDLEGDDLT, encoded by the coding sequence ATGACGGCGTTTCGCAACCACCTCGGCTTCCTCCGGAAGACCGACGACCTCGAGTCGCTCGAGCGACCCGAGTCGCCGTCGCCGCAGGTCGTCGCCGCGGAGGCGCTTCGAGCCAACGGGCCGGCGTTGCGGTTCACGACCGACGGCTCGGCGCTCGGACTCGCCAGCGGCATCTACGGCGGCGTCGACCAGCTACAACGCCGACGCCGCTACCCGTGGACGCGACTCGGCATTGGCCTGGGCGTCGATCGCGACCCGGCGTACGTCGACGTCCTCGAGGCGCTGCTCGCGCTCGGGAGACGGCTCGACGAGCGCGACGTCACCTACGTCGCGCGTGCGGCGTCGACCACCGACCTGAACGTGCGCGACCTCGAACTCCCGACGCCGCCGGACGAGACCTGGCCGCGATTTACGCTCGGCGTGCTCTCGGTCGGTGCCGACGAAGGCTCCTACTGGACACCGATCCACGGGACGGTGATCGACGACCGGACGCTTCGCGCTCGCGTCCCCGACGCGATCACGGACCAACTCGAGCAGGGCGACGCCGTCTCGGTCGCGCTCGGCGTCCCGTCGGAGGCGCTGGCGGCGACGTACCTGCTCGCGGTCACCGACCGGCTCTCGACGCCGATCGAGGACCGCGGCGTCGGGGCCGCCGTGCCCGTCGTTCCGACGGCCGGCGGGGTCGTCCCCAGTTCCGCCGAGGTCGTCCTCGAGACGACCGTCGCCGACCAGCAACCCGAAACCCGCTCGGAAAAGCGGGAGTTCTGGGAGCGACTCGTCGACGGGACGACGCTCACACTCGAGGTGGACGACGTGTTCGCTCGCGACGACGCCGTCGTCCCGTTTACGCCACTCGGCGTCCCGCTGTCCGACGACCTCCTGCTCGTGACGCTGGCCACGGCGACGACGCTTTTCGACCGCGTCAACAGCTACTGGGGCGTCTCGCCCGTCGAGTGGCTGCTCTTGCCGGTCGAGGGACGGCTCGGCATCTGCTTCGTCGCGACCGAAACCCTCTACGCCGGTTTCGAGTGGCAGCTGGCGAACTTCCTGTTTTCGCTCTCGGACTGCTTCGACAAGGTCGTCGTCGTCGATGGGGAGACGAGTCCGCGAAACTTCGGGCGGGTGCTCGGCGACATCTGGGTCAAAGCCCACCCGTCGCGCGACTGGCTGTTCAGCGAACCCAACGCGCCGTCGGCTCGCATGCCGACCTACCACAGCGAGGGCGACACCGGCGCTCGCCTCTACGTCGACGCCACGTGGGACCCCCGGTGGGACGACGAGTACATCGCCCCCCGCGTCTCCGTCACCGACTCGTACCCGCCCGAGATCAGAGACGCCGTCTGCGAATCGTGGGCCGACCTCGGCTTCGAGAACGACCTCGAGGGCGACGACCTGACGTAA
- a CDS encoding ubiD operon protein → MSKYITAEEHVPDDGEGETVLQIRDAETKEIFHTRARIAKEPSRLDDPQPLSVVRGPHENTAEQWYVELVDDAVDEDRLRRIVREQQEGSNVINTRSDDLAVLLRYLVETDHYESTSAAARELMFERLADAHPSLLEAYDELRTEYESDPLREALERE, encoded by the coding sequence ATGTCGAAGTACATCACTGCCGAAGAGCACGTTCCCGACGACGGCGAGGGTGAGACGGTGCTCCAGATCCGGGACGCGGAGACGAAAGAGATTTTCCACACGCGAGCGCGCATCGCGAAAGAGCCGTCGCGTCTCGACGATCCACAGCCGCTGTCGGTCGTCAGGGGGCCACACGAGAACACGGCCGAGCAGTGGTACGTCGAACTCGTCGACGACGCCGTCGACGAGGACCGACTCCGGCGCATCGTCCGCGAACAGCAGGAGGGGTCGAACGTCATCAACACGCGCTCGGACGATCTGGCGGTGTTGCTCCGGTATCTCGTCGAAACGGACCACTACGAGTCGACGTCGGCAGCCGCTCGCGAGCTCATGTTCGAACGGCTGGCCGATGCCCATCCGTCGCTGCTCGAGGCGTACGACGAGTTGCGAACCGAGTACGAGAGCGATCCGTTACGCGAGGCGTTAGAGCGTGAGTGA
- a CDS encoding DUF7512 family protein: MIDVASLSPTAQAAVLVGAVLLEAIVLYVGYGAISSAVTKPLIDAIQNA; the protein is encoded by the coding sequence ATGATAGACGTCGCATCGCTCTCCCCCACGGCCCAGGCGGCGGTCCTCGTGGGTGCCGTCCTGCTCGAGGCGATCGTCCTCTACGTGGGGTACGGCGCGATCTCGAGTGCCGTGACGAAACCGCTGATCGACGCAATCCAGAACGCCTGA
- a CDS encoding UbiD family decarboxylase, with protein sequence MAARTFREFLDVLEEGDETNSITDEISWDLEASAITMLANEFDDRIPVFERIESAIDGARLVGDPYRGPRHRPWDRFARALGLEAGLSGPAYYEAVIDRLRSSHEPTVVEASAAPCKEVVRTGDAASLLEFPWPYIHQGDGGRYANLATLVAPDPDGDWENWSHHRAMIHAASQASVLFLAGEQVPNLYYYEYERRDEPMPVALAIGAGPAVEAASRMWIPVGRSEAAFAGGLQDAPVELVECETNDLHVPASAEVVVEGRVLPNERLDEGPFGDYFGYMNGPRRSMPVLEVDAITHRRAPYLPFCVEGSGVGYSRNSSSTFQTAASGPDATLGLRAAGFDVEMAVPWDFTSRTVWVIAIERSYPGTLHELANFIFTTWGMLHIDFFVFVDADVNPLDPRAALEAIALHADPDRDFHQFGVERMPKVPLNIYQTPDEKGSATVGTSKSKTAKAYVDALADGSRPVQTIGDRAARERARDLLVEAGVDETIFEHDTGGDR encoded by the coding sequence GTGGCCGCCCGGACGTTTCGCGAATTTCTCGACGTCCTCGAGGAGGGAGACGAGACGAACTCCATCACCGACGAAATCTCCTGGGACCTCGAGGCCAGTGCGATCACGATGCTGGCAAACGAGTTCGACGACCGGATTCCCGTCTTCGAGCGGATCGAGTCAGCGATCGACGGCGCGCGCCTCGTCGGCGATCCCTACCGCGGACCGCGACACCGTCCCTGGGATCGGTTCGCTCGAGCGCTCGGCCTCGAGGCGGGGCTGTCCGGGCCGGCCTACTACGAGGCGGTGATCGATCGGCTCCGTTCTTCGCACGAACCGACCGTCGTCGAGGCGTCGGCGGCCCCGTGCAAGGAGGTCGTCCGGACGGGCGACGCGGCCAGCTTGCTCGAGTTTCCCTGGCCGTACATCCACCAGGGCGACGGCGGGCGGTACGCCAACCTCGCGACGCTCGTCGCGCCGGATCCGGACGGCGACTGGGAGAACTGGTCACACCACCGCGCGATGATCCACGCCGCCTCGCAGGCGAGCGTCCTCTTTCTGGCCGGCGAGCAGGTGCCGAACCTCTACTACTACGAGTACGAACGCCGCGACGAACCGATGCCAGTGGCGCTCGCGATCGGTGCGGGACCGGCCGTCGAGGCCGCCTCGCGGATGTGGATCCCGGTCGGTCGGAGCGAGGCGGCCTTCGCGGGCGGACTGCAGGATGCGCCGGTCGAACTCGTCGAGTGCGAGACGAACGACCTCCACGTCCCGGCGTCGGCGGAGGTAGTCGTCGAGGGGCGGGTCCTCCCGAACGAACGGCTCGACGAAGGGCCGTTCGGCGACTACTTCGGCTACATGAACGGCCCGCGGCGGTCGATGCCGGTCCTCGAGGTCGACGCGATCACCCACCGGCGAGCGCCGTACCTGCCGTTTTGCGTCGAGGGGTCGGGCGTCGGCTACAGCCGCAACTCCTCGAGTACGTTCCAGACCGCGGCGAGCGGGCCGGACGCCACGCTCGGCCTCCGGGCCGCCGGGTTCGACGTCGAGATGGCGGTGCCGTGGGACTTTACGTCCCGGACCGTCTGGGTTATCGCGATCGAGCGGTCCTACCCCGGAACGCTACACGAACTCGCGAACTTCATCTTCACGACCTGGGGGATGCTCCACATCGACTTCTTCGTGTTCGTCGACGCGGACGTGAACCCGCTCGATCCCCGTGCCGCCCTCGAGGCGATCGCGTTGCACGCCGATCCCGACCGCGACTTCCACCAGTTCGGCGTCGAGCGGATGCCGAAGGTGCCGCTCAACATCTACCAGACACCGGACGAGAAAGGCAGCGCGACGGTCGGCACGTCGAAGTCGAAGACGGCGAAGGCGTACGTCGACGCGCTGGCCGACGGCTCGCGTCCCGTCCAGACGATCGGCGATCGAGCGGCGCGCGAACGGGCCCGCGACCTGCTCGTCGAGGCGGGAGTCGACGAGACCATCTTCGAACACGACACCGGAGGAGATCGATGA
- a CDS encoding YeeE/YedE family protein, producing MVTDPVPLQLAAELFPNGISRYAIGGLFVGLGTVVIYLGTGIPAGASTFLESTLSYVSGQSRFQQYVSSRDWRLVFTLGIILGALAFAATFQSGMITSSLYQPGTTGELYEVGGLTLWSTDVQPWRLLVGGFFVGIGTRIGKGCTSGHGVCGVGSASKTSITGVITFMIVAILTAQIVAALGVSP from the coding sequence ATGGTAACTGACCCAGTACCACTACAGCTGGCCGCCGAACTGTTCCCGAACGGGATCAGTCGGTACGCCATCGGCGGGCTCTTCGTCGGTCTCGGGACGGTCGTGATCTACCTCGGGACCGGCATCCCCGCCGGTGCGAGTACGTTCCTCGAGTCGACGCTGTCGTACGTCTCCGGCCAGTCGAGATTCCAGCAGTACGTCTCCTCCCGGGACTGGCGGCTCGTGTTCACGCTCGGCATTATCCTGGGTGCGCTGGCGTTCGCGGCGACGTTCCAGTCCGGGATGATTACGAGTTCGCTCTACCAGCCCGGGACGACCGGCGAACTGTACGAGGTCGGTGGCCTGACGCTCTGGTCGACGGACGTCCAGCCGTGGCGACTCCTCGTCGGCGGCTTCTTCGTCGGGATCGGGACGCGTATCGGCAAGGGCTGTACGTCCGGACACGGCGTCTGTGGCGTCGGCTCCGCGTCGAAGACCTCGATCACGGGCGTGATCACGTTCATGATCGTGGCTATCCTGACCGCACAGATCGTCGCCGCACTGGGGGTGAGTCCGTAA
- a CDS encoding sulfurtransferase TusA family protein, translating to MSTEFDVTETLDVQGASCPMPVVKTKQAIDDLEEGEVLEVVATDSGSMSDIEGWAAGTDGVSLLEQVDDGDVYKHYVEKTA from the coding sequence ATGAGCACTGAATTCGACGTTACGGAAACACTCGACGTACAGGGTGCGAGCTGTCCGATGCCGGTCGTCAAGACCAAGCAGGCGATCGACGATCTCGAGGAAGGAGAAGTCCTCGAGGTAGTCGCGACCGACTCCGGGAGCATGAGCGACATCGAGGGCTGGGCCGCCGGCACCGACGGCGTTTCCCTCCTCGAACAGGTCGACGACGGCGACGTCTACAAACACTACGTCGAGAAGACCGCGTGA
- a CDS encoding acyl-CoA synthetase: MPPKHNMSDYERERESFSWTDIYADADGNAPEELNIAHEVCDRHAENKEKVALYQVDEDGELTTMTFWELAEETSRFANVLEDLGIEQGDRVFSYMPRIPEHYVALVGTLKRGAVFGGINERFGPDGISYRLSDCDATAVVTTADNRDTVATALEDAPSVEHVIVVSDDGTGIRRGDVSYYGELETASREYEPASTGGEDDALLYYTSGTTGLAKGVLHKHRWVTGVAATQKYAADLREGDCYWSTGDLGWLTGPINTLGAWFWGTALFTYQGEFDPETWADLLDRFPISVLFSVPTAYRMLREHEEVLEGTSLDLRHALSIGEPLSAGVVEWGEETLGVTIHDTYGQTETGNMIINNYPSMEVRPGSMGKPLPGIEADVVDPQTGDPVEPGETGEIAQRGDYPCFFAEYWEKPDQTQDCFVDGPGGEWYLSGDLAHKDDDGYFWFEGRADDVIISSGYRIGPFEVESSLGEHDAVAEAAVVPKPHRERGNIVKAYVVPSERADPSEGLAEDIKTHVKEELSAHEYPREIEFREELPKTVTGKIRRTELQDDAEAEADD, from the coding sequence ATGCCACCGAAACACAACATGTCCGACTACGAGCGAGAGCGTGAGTCGTTCTCGTGGACGGACATCTACGCCGACGCGGACGGGAACGCACCGGAGGAGCTGAACATCGCACACGAGGTCTGCGATCGTCACGCCGAAAACAAAGAGAAGGTCGCGCTCTATCAGGTCGACGAGGACGGCGAGCTGACGACGATGACCTTCTGGGAGCTGGCCGAGGAGACGAGCCGGTTTGCCAACGTCCTCGAGGACCTGGGCATCGAGCAGGGCGATCGGGTCTTCTCGTACATGCCGCGGATTCCCGAACACTACGTGGCGCTCGTGGGGACCCTCAAGCGCGGCGCGGTCTTCGGCGGCATCAACGAGCGGTTCGGACCGGACGGCATCTCCTATCGCCTGTCGGACTGCGACGCGACGGCGGTCGTCACCACCGCCGACAACCGCGACACCGTCGCGACGGCACTCGAGGACGCACCCTCCGTCGAGCACGTCATCGTCGTCAGCGACGACGGGACGGGTATCCGGCGCGGCGACGTCAGCTACTACGGCGAACTCGAAACCGCGAGCCGCGAGTACGAACCCGCTTCGACCGGCGGCGAGGACGACGCCCTGCTGTACTACACCAGCGGGACGACCGGGCTGGCCAAGGGCGTCCTTCACAAGCACCGCTGGGTCACCGGCGTCGCTGCCACCCAGAAGTACGCCGCCGACCTCCGGGAGGGCGACTGCTACTGGTCGACCGGCGACCTCGGCTGGCTGACCGGGCCGATCAACACGCTCGGCGCCTGGTTCTGGGGCACCGCGCTGTTCACGTATCAGGGCGAGTTCGATCCCGAAACCTGGGCCGACCTCCTCGACCGATTCCCGATCAGCGTCCTGTTCTCGGTGCCGACCGCCTACCGGATGCTCCGGGAACACGAGGAGGTACTCGAGGGGACCTCCCTCGACTTGCGCCACGCGCTGTCGATCGGCGAACCGCTCTCGGCGGGCGTCGTCGAGTGGGGCGAGGAGACGCTGGGCGTGACGATCCACGACACCTACGGTCAGACCGAAACGGGGAATATGATCATCAACAACTATCCATCGATGGAGGTCCGACCCGGCTCGATGGGCAAGCCCCTCCCCGGAATCGAGGCCGACGTCGTCGACCCGCAGACGGGCGATCCCGTAGAGCCCGGTGAGACTGGCGAGATCGCCCAGCGCGGGGACTACCCGTGTTTCTTCGCCGAGTACTGGGAGAAACCGGACCAGACCCAGGACTGCTTCGTCGACGGGCCCGGGGGCGAGTGGTACCTCTCTGGCGACCTCGCGCACAAAGACGACGACGGCTACTTCTGGTTCGAGGGCCGGGCGGACGACGTCATCATCTCCTCGGGATACCGCATCGGACCTTTCGAGGTCGAGAGTTCGCTGGGTGAACACGACGCCGTCGCCGAGGCCGCCGTCGTCCCGAAACCCCACCGCGAGCGGGGCAACATCGTGAAGGCGTACGTCGTGCCAAGCGAACGGGCGGACCCCTCCGAGGGCCTCGCGGAGGACATCAAGACCCACGTGAAAGAGGAACTC
- a CDS encoding YeeE/YedE family protein, giving the protein MSDRHPLFMPLILVGGLIFGFGLGFSHMARPEVVLNFLQFEDFGLVFVMFGAAIVTGVTFFLAPRLLGRAPLTGDQFERRLKSFDRNVLIGGSIFGVGWGLSGICPGAAYASIGIGNVTILWALAGMFAGAYVQGLWRSRQAATETAGAGAD; this is encoded by the coding sequence ATGTCGGACCGTCATCCCCTCTTCATGCCGCTGATCCTGGTCGGCGGCCTGATCTTCGGCTTCGGCCTCGGATTCAGCCACATGGCCCGCCCCGAAGTGGTGCTGAACTTCCTCCAGTTCGAGGACTTCGGACTGGTGTTCGTGATGTTCGGCGCCGCGATCGTGACGGGCGTGACGTTCTTCCTCGCCCCGCGGCTGCTCGGTCGGGCACCGCTGACCGGCGACCAGTTCGAACGCCGGCTGAAATCGTTCGATCGCAACGTCCTGATCGGCGGTTCGATCTTCGGCGTCGGCTGGGGACTGTCCGGCATCTGTCCGGGCGCGGCCTACGCCAGCATCGGCATCGGTAACGTCACCATCCTGTGGGCGCTCGCCGGCATGTTCGCCGGTGCGTACGTCCAGGGCCTGTGGCGCAGCCGTCAGGCGGCGACCGAGACGGCCGGTGCCGGGGCCGACTAA
- a CDS encoding MBL fold metallo-hydrolase has protein sequence MSDMDLPTPDVPVDTVDPETLKSRIDAGEDVTLLDVRMESDYEEWHIEGETVESINVPYFEFLEDEIDDDVLAQIPDDREIVVLCAKGGSSEYVAATLKERGYDAVHLEDGMNGWAAIYEAVEVADYDGPGTLVQYQRPSSGCLGYFVYDGDEAAVIDPLRAFTDRYLEDADDLGVDLTYAIDTHIHADHLSGVRALDDEDVEGVIPEASVDRGVTYADDVTLAEDGDEFQVGDVTIETVYTPGHTSGMTSYLIGDSLLATGDGLFVESVARPDLEEGDDGAPDAARQLYESLQERVLTLPDDTLIGGAHFSDAAEPADDGTYTAPIGQLEDEMDALTMDEDDFVELILSDMPPRPANYETIIPTNLGQNVVDDDDEAFSLELGPNNCAASQESLAGD, from the coding sequence ATGAGCGACATGGACCTTCCGACCCCAGACGTTCCGGTCGACACGGTCGATCCGGAGACGCTCAAGAGCCGAATCGACGCGGGTGAAGACGTGACGCTCCTCGACGTTCGCATGGAAAGTGACTACGAGGAGTGGCACATCGAGGGCGAGACCGTCGAGTCGATCAACGTCCCCTACTTCGAGTTTCTCGAGGACGAGATCGACGACGACGTCCTCGCACAGATCCCCGACGACCGCGAGATCGTCGTCCTCTGTGCGAAAGGCGGCTCGAGCGAGTACGTCGCGGCGACGCTGAAAGAGCGCGGTTACGACGCCGTCCACCTCGAAGACGGGATGAACGGCTGGGCCGCGATCTACGAGGCCGTCGAGGTCGCCGACTACGACGGCCCCGGCACGCTCGTCCAGTACCAGCGCCCCTCGAGTGGCTGTCTGGGCTATTTCGTCTACGACGGCGACGAGGCCGCCGTGATCGATCCCCTCCGGGCCTTCACCGACCGCTACCTCGAGGACGCTGACGACCTCGGCGTCGATCTCACGTACGCAATCGACACGCACATCCACGCCGACCACCTCTCGGGCGTTCGCGCGCTCGACGACGAAGACGTCGAGGGCGTCATCCCCGAGGCGTCGGTCGATCGTGGCGTCACCTACGCCGACGACGTGACGCTGGCCGAAGACGGCGACGAGTTCCAGGTCGGCGACGTCACGATCGAGACCGTCTACACGCCCGGCCACACCTCCGGGATGACCTCCTATCTGATCGGTGACAGCCTGCTGGCGACCGGCGACGGTCTGTTCGTCGAGAGCGTCGCCCGCCCCGACCTCGAGGAGGGCGACGACGGTGCGCCCGACGCCGCACGCCAGCTCTACGAGTCGCTCCAGGAGCGCGTGCTCACGCTCCCTGACGACACCCTGATCGGTGGCGCCCACTTCAGCGACGCGGCCGAGCCCGCCGACGACGGCACCTACACCGCTCCGATCGGCCAGCTCGAGGACGAGATGGACGCGCTCACGATGGACGAAGACGACTTCGTCGAGCTGATCCTCTCGGACATGCCGCCCCGCCCGGCCAACTACGAGACGATCATCCCCACCAACCTCGGCCAGAACGTCGTCGACGACGACGACGAAGCCTTCTCTCTCGAGCTCGGCCCGAACAACTGTGCTGCCAGCCAGGAATCGCTCGCTGGTGACTAA